The following nucleotide sequence is from Chlorogloeopsis sp. ULAP01.
CTTTGGAGTCTTACCTTACCTTTATTAGCTATAAACTCTATATCTGTTCCACAAGTATTAGCAGCTCCTGTTAATTCGGATTCGCTTTGCTATATTCAGCTTGACTCAATTAAGAAACTTGATTTGACTTCAATTTGTGGTTTTTCCTCTAGACAAAATACTACTTATTTAGCAGAAGTTCAGCAGCTAATTAAAGGCTTTGAAGGAGACAAGCAACTACTTGAGCTTTTAAATAACAATCATAGCTTACTAATTGATGCAGCAAAAAGCTACTGCAAAGCACGTTTAGAAGGAATGTCTGAACAAGAAATTTATGAAACTAAACATAGGGAAATTATGCAAGGAGTTCAGGATCACTCATTAGCAAAGCAGGATGGTAATGCAAATAGACAATTTGAAACCTCATTAACAGCCATGTCGATGGCATCAAATATAGCATCTAAAGTTTACTGTCCCAGTGTAACGGCTTGGTAAAGACTTCAAATACATAAGTACTGAAACTTTGCGTTAGTGTTATTTGTTTTAATTACTTTTTCAGAGGTTAATTCAATGTTCCATAGTAAAATTGCCCGTCACTTTACCCGATTGACTGCTATTACAATTGTCTCTGTGACAGCTACCGTAGGCACAATGAGCACTACAACAAAGCCTGCTCAAGCTTCTTTAGATGTTGCAGTCAACTTTCTTGATCAGAGATGGGGCGATCTTGTCAGCCACCTTTGGACACCTTGGAATAAGCAAGTGTTTATGACTAATCTGAGTCCACAGGAAACAAAAGCTGTTCAAAACCAATACCGTAGTCGTGCAGATGGAGTTTTGTTTGACAGATGTGTTAACAAGACAGCCAATATGTACTACAAGGGTTGGAAAAACGGTGCGATCAAAACCACTCATCGATGGGTTATTGCTATGAGAGTCGAAAATGGGCAAGCCAATTGCTTTCAGAGAATGCCCAATCAATATGCAGATGCTTTTATCCGTAGACGTGGATGGTAGATGGTTGTCACTTGCATCATAAGACGGGTTCAAAAGACAACATATGAATTAACATTTCAAAGCTTTCCTTCACGGTTTAATTTCTTCTGGGCTACCTAAAGCAACCATGTACGGCAGCGGCAGTCTTTCGAGTACTGCCGTCATTGCTCACCTAAGCAGGCTAACGACATAGTTTAGTGATCGCTTACATCCTCAAGCCAAATAACAACAGGACTCCATTGTCGGTTGCAAGGAGCTTTTTATGGGGCGATATCCCAATTTATAAATTTGATGCTAGCTCCAACAGTGCAAGGAAGTTACTCAGCATTGTCAGCTTCCAAGCGTCATCAATAAAGCTTTTTAAACAAATAAGAGGATTTTTTCTTAATTTATTTTCTTAGCCGCATTCAATTTTAGAAGTAAATCCTTAATGCAGAACCTGATATCTAGCTGACATTAAGGAGGGTTTTACCCTCCTCAAAAATCCATCTAAGCAATAGTTACATCTTTTGATAGATAAACATCTTGGATGGCATTGAATAGCCTGATGCCTTCCTCAAATGGGCGCTGGAACGTCTTACGCCCAGAAATTAATCCTGTACCACCGGCACGTTTGTTAATGACTGCGGTACGAACTGCTTCGGCAAAGTCATTTTTACCAGAAGCACCACCAGAATTAATCAACCCTGCACGCCCACAATAACAATTCAACACTTGGTAACGAGTCAAATCAATGGGGTGATCGGTTGTCAAATCTGAATAAATCCGTTTGTCGGTTTTACCGTAACTCTTGCCAGTTGCTTTGGCTATTGCTTCATAACCATTGTTGTTTTCTGGCAGTTTTTGTTTAATGATGTCGGCTTCTATTGTTACGCCCAAATGATTTGCTTGCCCTGTCAAATCGGCGGCAATATGATAGTCTTGGTCTTGTTTAAAGGCGCTATTACGTAAATAACACCAAAGAATTGTCCCCATCCCCAGTTCATGGGCGCGTTTAAATGCTTGGCTGACTTCTTGAATTTGCCTGGTAGATTGTTCTGAGCCAAAATAAATTGTCGCACCCACTGCCGCAGCACCCAAATTCCAAGCTTGTTCGACAGAGGCGAACATAATTTGGTCAAATTGATTAGGGTAAGTTAGCAATTCGTTGTGGTTAAGTTTGACGATAAAGGGAATTTTGTGCGCATATTTGCGTGAAACTGCACCCAACACTCCCAAAGTTGTCGCCACAGCATTACATCCTGCCCCGATCGCCAACTTGACAATATTTTCTGGATCGAAATAAAGGGGATTGGGTGCAAAAGATGCACCTGCGGAGTGTTCAATACCTTGGTCTACTGGCAAGATGGAAAGATAGCCAGTATTAGCGAGCCTGCCAGTAGAGTAAAGTAGCTGGAGATTGCGTAAAACTTGAGGACTGCGATCGCTATTGAGCCACACTCGATCTACAAAATCCGAGCCTGGTAAATGTAATAAATCTTTAGGAACTTTTGCCTTGTAGGTTAATAGTTCTTCTGCTTCCTGCCCTAGCAAGGACTCAATGGAATCTGGCACTACTAACATTGTAGTCATAGCCTTTCCTTTAGCAATGAAAAAACTGTTGCTACTATCAGCAACACTAAATTTACAAACGCTTCGGTTCGTCGCGTCTCTACTACTATGATGACGCTACTCAAGGATTTGCTCAATCTACTCTCAGGTACAAATCAATACAAGTTATTATTGGTAAACTCGGACTTGATTAAGAAAGTGAATCTGGCAAGAGATGGAAAAAAGATAAATCGTAGTTGCTAAAAATAAAGAGTATACTTACAGCACAATCACCTAGCGCTGCGAGCGCTCTCAATGCAGATCGGCTGATTAATTAACAATTGTATTCTATGTTGCAGTTCGCTTTCCTTCATGCGAGTATCTATATATACAATATGTATCAGCAAAATAAACTAAAATAAGTATTTGACAATTAATAATTTTTATCAAAAAATTTATGTTTAAAAGTTTGACCAATATAGTAGGGAGCAGAAAATAGAGAATAAACTTGAAACTCTCTTGAGATTAGGCTTTTATCATTAATTGATATCCGAAGCTAGCTGGCAACTGCTATAAAATGTAGACTTGTAAATTTTAGGAGATTGCAGTGAATTCCTTCAATGATGCTCAACAAGAGCAACTCAAGGAAGTAGGAGCATATTTACGACAGGTGCGACTAGAAAAAAGCTTGCGTATAGAACAAATCACCGCAAAAACACTGATTCGACAAGTTTTATTAGAAGCTTTGGAAGAAGGGCGATATGAAGATTTGCCCGAACCTGTTTTTGTGCAAGGATTTATCAAGCGCTACGGGGATGCCTTAGGGCTGAATGGCACTGATTTAGCTAAAAATTTTGCAATTAATTTTTTCCTTCTCGACTCTGAGAACGAAAATCTTGATCTCAAGCCAAAATCAAATATAAAAAACATACATATTCCTCTTGCTATCCCTTATGCAATCTTGCTAGCTGTTGCTTCCCTTGTACTATTTTTTAAACTTAGTCCCAGGAATTCAGCCGAATCCATTGCTAGAAACCAAAATCAATCCAGATCCGCTATAGAGAAACCAGGATCTTCATTGCGAACAGAAGCCTCTTCTTCACAAGTATTTCCTGTTGAAGTTACCATTGAACTTCAAGATCATTCATGGTTACGAGTAAAAGCAGATGGCAAAACAGCTTTTGAGGGTACGTTAAATAAGGGCGAAAGAAAAACCTGGACAGCAAACAAACAGTTGACTATTCTTTCAGAAAATGCCGGGGCTGTATTAGTTTCTGCCAACAACAAAGAACGAAAACCTCTTGGAAATTCAGGGCGTGTAAAACAAGTAACATTTACCCCTGAATCGGTCAATAGTCAATAGTAGGAGCGGGTTTATTTTAGATATTTCGTCATCCTAGAGAGATTGTTCTGAAAACCCGCCCGGCAGTCGCACTCGACGCGCTTAACCCCCAAGGGCGCACTGGCTCCGCAACGTGCTGCCTCCCGTACAGTAGTTAGTAATTAGTGGATAGAATGACGAATGACGAATGACTAAATTTTAGGCTTTTGCAGGTGCCATGAAGTCGATTGCTCATAAGCATAAGCTACCTGAAACAACTGATCTTCTCGCAGTGGTTTACCAATCAGCTGTAAACCAATCGGTAGCCCCTTGTCGTCAAAGCCACACGGCACACTTATACCAGGCAAACCCGCAAGATTGACTGGAATAGTCATTAAGTCAACCAAATACATACTCAAGGGATCGGAGGTTTTTTCTCCTGCTTTAAATGCCGTAGTGGGAGCCGTAGGACAAGCTAAGATATCTACGAGTTCAAAAGCTTTCTCAAAGTCTTCTTTAATCAAAGTACGTACTTTTTGTGCTTTGAGATAGTAGGCATCGTAATAACCAGCCGATAGGGCATAGGTTCCAACCATAATCCGACGTTTGACTTCTGCACCAAAACCAGTAGCACGAGTACGGGTGTACATCTCCATCAAGTTATCTGCCTCAGAAGCACGGTAGCCATATTTCACACCATCGTAACGAGCTAGGTTTGCCGATGCTTCTGAAGGAGCGATGATGTAGTAACTAGGTAAGCCGTAGCGGAAGCGGGGACAAGAAATTACATGAATTTCTGCACCCAAATCTTGCAATTGCTCTAACGCTTGTTTTACGGCTTGTTCAACTTGAGAGTCTAAACCTTCACCAAAAGTTTCTTGTATCACACCGATTCTAAGTTGTCCTCTCGGTTTGAGATCTGGTTTTAGGCTGGCGGCATAATTAGGAATTTGAACTTTTAAGCTGGTGGAGTCTTTGGGATCGTATCCGGCGATCGCACTCAATAATATCGCTGCATCTTCTACTGTGCGCCCAAAAGGCCCAATTTGATCCAAAGATGAAGCAAACGCTACCAAACCATAACGAGAAACCAGCCCATAAGTTGGTTTCATGCCCACCACACCACAAAAAGATGCTGGTTGACGAATCGAACCACCAGTATCAGAACCAAGAGACACAAGACACTCTTCTGCTGCTACTGCTGCTGCCGAGCCGCCAGAAGAACCACCTGGAACCCTTGATAAATCCCAAGGATTACCCGTCATGCCAAAGGCAGAAGTTTCTGTAGAACCGCCCATGGCAAACTCATCTAAATTGGTTTTACCCACCATAACTGCATCAGCTTCTAGCAGTTTTTGCGTTACCGTTGATTCATAAGGCGGTACAAAATTTTCTAAGATGCGGGAAGCGCAGGTGGTAGGAATTCCTTTTGTACATATATTGTCTTTAATACCAATCGGAATTCCTGCAAGGGCGCCAATTTCTTCCCCGGCGGCGATTTTGGCATCCACAGCACGCGCTTGTTCTAATGCCCTTTGGGCAGTCACGCACAAAAAACTGTGTAATTGCGGCTCTAGGGCTTGAATACGCTCTAAAGCTTCTTGAGTAATTTCCACCGCAGAACGTTCTTTGTTTACTAGCTGTTTGTGCAACTCGCGAATGGATGCCATGATTGCTTCCTTATATGACTCAAGTCCTTGATTTTAGTACAGTTTGATAGTTTCTGCTCAATTGGTTTTAGCCGCACCTACGGTTTTGTGTGAAGGCGGCTTATACCAATGCGTGGATTTTGGATTAAAACCATTGAGCAATTAGGCTATGCCAGAATTTTGAAACCAAACTCCCGTGTGCCAATTTGGTATTACACTCTTGGTAATAGAAGTCTCGTAAATTAATATTAATTTTACAAAGCCCTTAGCTTACCCTACGGCATTCAACACCTATTTGTGCCTTTGTTTGAACAATTAAAATAAAGCTGATTTACGAGCTGTTTATAAATTTTATCGGATGGAAACATGGTTAAAATAATCGCTAAAAAATCACTTGGTACGCAGAATGTATATGACATTGGAGTAGAACGCGACCATAATTTCATCATTAAAAATGGTTTGGTAGCTTCCAATTGCTTTAACAAATCACATTCTACAGCTTACGGTTATGTAACATACCAAACCGCGTATTTAAAAGCCAATTATCCGTTAGAGTACATGGCGGCGCTGTTGACAGCTAACTGTGATGACACAGACAAAGTACAGAAATACATTGCCACTTGTACGAATATGGGAATTCAAATTGACCCGCCAGATATTAACCGTTCTGGTGTCGATTTTACTCCATTGGGTGGCAAGATTGTGTTTGGGTTGTCGGCTGTGCGCAATGTTGGGCAAAATGCGATCGCCTCAATTTTAGAAGCAAGAGAAACTACAGGCGAGTTTAAATCCTTGGCTGATTTTTGCGATCGCATCGATTTAGGTACTGTGAACCGCCGCACTTTACAATCATTGATTTATTGTGGAGCCTTTGACAAACTTGATTCTAACCGCAATCAGTTAATTCACGATTTAGATTTAGTCTATGATTGGGCTCAATCTCGTGCCAGAGATAGAGCAACTGGGCAAGGAAACCTTTTTGATTTATTAGGTGGTGGATTTTCTAGTAAGAATAATACACCCCAAAATAGCTTTGATAGCGCGCCCAAAGCTAAATCTGTGCCTGATTTTCCTCCCCAAGAAAAGTTACGGATGGAAAAAGAACTTTTGGGATTTTATGTATCAGATCATCCACTTAAATCTATACGTAAATCTGCAAAAATTTTAGCTCCAATTAACCTTTCCCAACTAGGTGAACAACAGGAAGATACAACATTATGTGCAGTTGTGATTCTCAATAATGTGAAAAAAGTAATCACAAAAAAAGGCGATCCAATGGCCATTTTGCAAATAGAAGATTTAACTGCACAATCAGAAGCCGTAGTCTTTCCAAAAAATTATGAACGTGTTAATTTGCTCTTGCAAGTTGATGCGAGATTAATCATTTGGGGTAAAGTAGACCGACGTGATGAACAAACTCAATTTATTGTTGAAGATGCAGAGCCAGTCGAAACAGTACAAATGGTGATGGTAGAATTCAATCCTCAACAAGCAGCCACAATTGAAGAACAACATCGCCTGCGAACTATTTTGCAAGAACAATCAGGAGAAAAAGAAAAAGCAAAAGTACCTGTAATTGGGGTTATACAAGCTGGAAACTCGCGTCGCCTTGTTCGTTTTGGACGGCAATTTTGGGTGCAAAATTCTATCAGCACCGTTCAGGCTTTGCAAAATGCCCAATTTATGGCTCGTGTACAACCACTTGTAAATGACTGAATTCAAAGCATAAATTAACACTTTATTTGTTAGCAAAATCTCCAATTCAACTTTTTAAATATGTATGTTTACCCTTAAAATATACTATTTAATCTGCTTTTTAACATTTTCTTTATTATTTAACCTCAGTAATAGCTACTAAGTCTTTTTAGAGTAACTAGTTTTTTTGGTTACTTATGCGGTGGGAGTCTTCATGGAGAAAATGTTATTTTTTTATGCCATGAGGATAAATGCAGTAACCAGGGCAAGGGGCAAATACTTAATGACTGCAGATGCGCTAGGTCAATTTGTGGCATACTGCAAAAAAATTCAACCTCAAACTCAACAAGACATTAAAAAGTTTTTTGAGGGGGTTGTTGGGTTTCCTTATGACAAGGAACTTTTATTGCAAGCATATTTATTTTTAAATATCACAAATTTATTTCCGACCTGCGCCGAATTGCTGTTATTTGAAAAGTCTCCAATTGCTGATTATACAGATTTGGGAAAGTGTGATTTTGTTTATCTCACATCCTACCAAAAATTGTTTTTAATAGAAACTAAATTTATTGATACTGAAGCAACAGGAGCAACAGAAAGAAAAAGAAGAAATAAACACAGAAATAAAGTTTTTGAACAGGTAATAACTTTAAAAAGTCGATTTAGCGAGTTTTGGGATATCCAATTGGAGGAATTAGAGTGCGGAGTTTTTACAACAGATCCAGAAATTGATTGGCGAGGAAATGGTGTAAATGTTGTGACGAAATCAGTATCTATTGAAAAACTAGAAAAATGGCGACAAAATTACATGAAAAATTTGGATAAGCCCACAGGCTAAAGCTTAGGGCTATACAAACAAAGCCTGCCTCCACAGGCTTTGTTCAGGTAGCCACACCCTTAAGGGTGTCGGTTTTCTTAAACATTACTAATCAACAAAAATGCTGCTTGAAATAACCCCACGATAAAACCTAAAATACCACCTAAAGTCACAATTGCTTGCAATTCATTTTTAACAATTCCCTCAATAGCAGCTTCTAAATCTGCTGGTGAAGTTGACTTGACTCTATCCATAATTACCTGATCAATGGACAAAATTGGAATTGCGTGAGTCACGATCGCTTCTAAATCTTTTTCTAAATAACGCTCTAAGATTAAAGCCAATTCTTGACTTGCAACTTCTAAAGAAGTGTTCACAACAGGTGAGGTACTAAGGCGGTTAACTAGTAAGACAGCTATATTATGCCAGTCAACCGAATCACTTAATCCTTGTAGGAAATCACCACCGCGTGTTTGTAGATATTGACGAACACTTTCGCGTGTAGTTTTTCGTAGTTGCCTCACGGTACCTATAGGCAAATTTTGTAAAGTCAAATTTTGCAAGACATTTTTGAGGTGATCGCGTACTCGCAAATCTTGAATCCATTCCTTTAATAGCTGATTCGTAGCTTCTTTCTCATCCAAACAATAAGTCCGCAGCCGCGATAATGTATTGCGTAAACCAAACAGATTTGCTACTACCCAATAGGTACCACTGGTTTTTTCTCGAAAGCTTTCATCAATAGTCTGAATCGTGCGATCGCTTAAAAAATCAATAATTGCTAACCGAATTGTCTCTGGTGGTAAAACAACTTGCAAAAGCCAATCAGCAAGGCGAGAAGCTTGCTCATCAGTCAGTTGAAATTCCAAAAGTATTTGGTCAAAAATTTGATTGATTTGAGCTTCTAAAAAGTCTTCCCGTCGTGCCAGCACCTTCAGCAAACGTGGTAATGATTCCCCTAACAAATCCCGCAAAATACCCGCCACAATCTTGGCTGTTTTCTGCTCTTTATCGGATTTGACTTGATCAATTGCCATTCTCAGCAACCAGAGAATTGCTGATTCCACGCGTTCTGTTTGTAACAATCGCCGCGCCAGATTCTGTAACTCCTCTGGCGTGAGCAGCGATCCCATAATCGTTTTGGAGATATTCTTAGCCAAACGTTCCTGGTTGCGAGGAATCAATCCAGGAGTGAAGGGTAATCTTCGTCCGCCAATGTAAATTGCTCTATAAGGACGAAATAACATTTTGATGGCTATATCATTAGTGAAATAGCCAATTACTCCACCTAAGATTGGTGGAGATACATACAGCCAAAGATGAGACCAATCCAAATTCATTCAGTCATTAGTCATTAGTCAAGAGTCATTAGTCATTAGGTAAGAACTAATAACTAATAACTATTAGGCTTTATTTACCACCAGCACTCCCATCATACCGTTCGCAATGGGGTAATGTGTGGCAGTTGTAAAACCAACTTTTAGAGCTATTTCTACTTGATTTTTGCCTGTAGGAAACCGATCTAAGCTAGGACTGATATAGGCGTATTCTTCCTTTAAACCCATTTGTTCGGCAATCGGCACTACAAGATTGCCCAAATACCACTGCTGAAAAGCTCTAGCTGTCGAATCTGTGGGACGATGAAAGTCTAAAATTGCAGCTTTCGCACCTATTTTCAGAACCCGGTGTAATTCTTTTAAACAGCGAGGAATATCTGTTACATTTCGTAAACCATAACCCATCGTCGCAGCATCAAATTGATTATTCTCAAAGGGTAAATCCAGAACATCGGCTTCTACCCAAGCGATCGCAAAAGAGGGATACTGAGATTGAGAGCGCATCTGAGCAATTTCTAACAGCCCAGGTGAAAAATCCACGCCGTATACTTTTCCAGTTGCTTTTACACGCCGAGCCAGCCGAAAAGCTAGATCGCCACTGCCGCAACACAAATCCAAGCAAGTATCTCCTACTTTTGCTTCGCTCCATTTGACCGTCATTTCTTTCCAAATCCGGTGTTGTCCTAAGCTTAACCAATCGTTCAATTGGTCGTAAACAGGAGCGATACGATCAAAGATGTTGCGAATTTCGTTAGCCATTAGTCATTAATTAGTAGTCAATAGTCAATAGTCAAGGGTTAAGGTTCAAGAGTCAACTACTTTAGACTATAGACTATAGCTCACAGGCTTAAGCCTGGAGCTATACATACAAAGCCTGCCTCCGCAGGCTTTATTTTATAGAACTGTATTGGGTTATGCAGCGTGAACTGTTTGATGATAATGAACTGAACTAAGTATGATCGCCACTAGTTGTGCTGATAGATGAATTAGTTTGAGTTCATCTTCTCGTAAAGTGCAGGGTTTTTTCCATTGTAGGGACAATACTGCTAACACCTTACCTGCGGAGGTAATTGGGATAATTAGATGCGCTTCTACACCAGTATTGGAGTAGTGAGTAACACCAGCCAATTTATCGTCTTGAGGAACGTTGACTGAGACTTGCATTTGCCCAGTAGCGATCGCTGCACTGGTGAGAGGATCGTGAGCTAGCCAGTTTTCTACAGAACCCGTACAACTGTAATTACCTTCAGTGGCAACTAGATTACTACCCTCCACAAGTTGCAAAATCGCTCCATCGGCAGCGAAACTTTCACCAAAAGCCTTGGCAATTGAGTTTAAAGTCACCTCTAAACTAGAATTATCCTCAGCAACCTGCACTAAAATTGCAAGTAACGCCATATGGGCATTAGCACGACGCAATTCTTCCGTTCGCTGGTTGAGCAAATCATAAGTTTCAGCCGCTCTTTGGACAACAGCCTTCAGTTCGCCTGGATCCCACGGTTTGGTAATGTACTTATAGACTTGTCCAGCATTAATCGCTTCAACTAAGTCTTCAATATCTGTAAAACCAGTGAGAATAATTCTGACTGTGTTGGGAAACTGAGGTACAGTTTTGCTTAAAAACTCAGTTCCCTTCATTTCTGGCATTCGTTGATCGGAGATAATAACTGCTACTTCCCCTTCTGCTGCTAATACTTGCAGAGCATTCATCCCACTATCTGCTTTGAGAACATGAAAATCTCGTCGGAAAGTACGATACAGCAGATCCAAATTATCTGGTTCATCATCAACTACCAATATTTTTTGTTTTTTTGGTCTATCCAGAGTCATCAATTGAAGGCGTACTTTATCTAATTCGGAAATGGGATGATCCATAAGATAATTTCTGTATGCAATAAGAAATTAGTTCCAATTTATACTAAAATATCTCAGGTTTGTCTAATCGGTATGTGGCTGAAAACCATTTTTATAATGTCTATATATTAAAGTTAAAATCAGAAAATCTGACGATTATAACTTTTTTGTTCTACGTGTAATTACTTAGATTTAAAACAAAAAATAACTTTTTATTTTTGGTTAATGATAAGTACCTACGCATAAATATTTAGCCATTTTTCAATACAGGTAAAATTGCTGTATTCCTTTCCTATTCCCTTTTAAGCGATCGCAGTATATGCTTTGCGCTCTATCCCAACTAGGCGATCGCATCTTAAGTTCTCTTGAAAACTCAATATATTTTTCACTTTTCGTTCATAAACAGTGGTTGCTTAAGTCTGTACAAGTATCTACAATGGACTACCTGTGTTTCCAAATGTAGGAAATTTACAAATTTTCCGAAACTACTCAATCCACCGTTGTAGCAATAACTAGATAAGCAACTTATAAACTTATAACTAATCTCTATAAATAAAGCGCGGGGATATACCCTGCTCAAGCCCAGTCACAAGACTGGGTTTTTGAGTTTAAGTGAAGGCATCGCACTGTGATAACCTTCTCAACGTCATTCCTTCACATCAAAAAGCGAAGTTTCCAAGTGCATCAATACCAACGGTTCTTGAGGCGATAACACCAACAAGTACGACTAAACCTAATGCTCTGCGAAAATAATTGACGCCTTGAAATAATTCCAGCCATGCCCAAGTAAACAAAGAGCCATATGCTAGTACGTCTAATACTGTATTAATTTCGCTTGTTGTAAATACCAGCTTAAGTAAACTAGCTGTGAACCAAACAATAATTGGTAGATTTGGCATCTGAGCTACAACAATGTTGCCATCACTGTCACGGAAGATTTTATCAAATAATGTATTTTTCATGACTTGAAATTCCAATAAGTACGAAAATTATTAGCTTACAAAAACTACAACTCGCATTAAAACATTCACATTTTTCTCTAATCAAGCACCATTATGCTGAGATTAAAGCGGCAAAGCGTGTTTATATATAACTCTTTTGGTAGGCATATTTAAAAAAACTCTGGATGCGTAGACGCGCAAGCTTCTCGAAATGAGATCGCACTGGAGTATTGAGCATAGTTGCACAGAGTAATTATATTTAACTTTCCCTCAGAACATAGGCTGAGAATCAATATCTAACGTGTGTCAGTGTTAAACACTCACGTTCATACTAAGTTCTAACTTCACCAAAAGACGACGGGGAAGCCTGTTCCTTTAAGGGGCGCTCAGAATCGTCGTCCGTCGTCTTGGGGCAAGGGGCATTCATGCATTGGCCAATGCCCAATTCCCAATTCCCGATGCCCGCGAAATCCCCCAGACTTCAGTCGGGGGATGAGCTTAACTCTTCCCATTTTCTTTAAAATCTATGAGTGTCAGTGCAGCACCAGACCTAAAATAGATACTTGGTGCTCAAGTATGAATAGCCTTTTTTGGAAATTTGCTAATCGCTTATGACTGACCTACCACCCAACGCTCATAATCCTGTAGAAAATGACAATGTCGCCCAAGAGTTGCTGCGAAAATTACGACAAAAACAAGGCAACTGGGTGGAATGGGGACAAGCTTGCGTTCACTTACAAAAAGCCGGTTATAATCCCCAAACGATTTTTGAAGCTACAGGCTTTGAGCCATCCCAACAAAATCAGGTTATTGTCGGTTCGCAAGTTTACAATTCTTTAGAAAAGGAAGGAACATCACAAGAGGTGCTCTCGCATTATTCCCAGCGAGGAAGTGATATTTTGTACGAGTTGCGCTTGCTTAACCAACAAGAACGTGCAGCAGCAGCCACACTCACCTGGCAAAACAAACTTGACGCGCTTGAGGCGCGAGAAGTAGCAAAGGCAATTAAAGAT
It contains:
- a CDS encoding response regulator, with the protein product MDHPISELDKVRLQLMTLDRPKKQKILVVDDEPDNLDLLYRTFRRDFHVLKADSGMNALQVLAAEGEVAVIISDQRMPEMKGTEFLSKTVPQFPNTVRIILTGFTDIEDLVEAINAGQVYKYITKPWDPGELKAVVQRAAETYDLLNQRTEELRRANAHMALLAILVQVAEDNSSLEVTLNSIAKAFGESFAADGAILQLVEGSNLVATEGNYSCTGSVENWLAHDPLTSAAIATGQMQVSVNVPQDDKLAGVTHYSNTGVEAHLIIPITSAGKVLAVLSLQWKKPCTLREDELKLIHLSAQLVAIILSSVHYHQTVHAA